In Temnothorax longispinosus isolate EJ_2023e chromosome 2, Tlon_JGU_v1, whole genome shotgun sequence, one DNA window encodes the following:
- the LOC139808237 gene encoding 8-oxo-dGDP phosphatase NUDT18 — translation MSDLVENQVQSLLAGQALENDDICNVHTLASDTTGAKSGQLTAHIPICLKTVTYVVAAVVINDQGEVLMMQEAKASCTGKWYLPAGRVEKNENLISAVKREVLEETGLVIEPSTLILVECANGTWFRFVFTGDIVGGTLKTPDQANEESLQACWVRNINDLPLRSNDIIYLLDRGKSYVSNNTVPQHPRLMPVSKPHAKLSLRLIVTSKKRATNRLHVLISDTERYNPPICELNPNRSLLSTLHSFMTEIFGNDVAQHKPHGLLSVEFSGGQGGDGLCLTLLVSFKLPLEDVPIIGKYIWHELSENVAETLAARLPRNMTVPLKVVR, via the exons atgTCAGATCTTGTAGAGAATCAAGTTCAATCACTGCTTGCCGGACAAGCGCTGGAAAACGATGACATATGCAATGTACATACTCTCGCGAGTGACACGACAG GTGCGAAATCAGGTCAACTAACAGCACACATTCCCATTTGCTTGAAAACGGTGACGTACGTAGTCGCCGCCGTTGTCATAAATGACCAAGGCGAGGTGTTAATGATGCAAGAGGCGAAGGCTTCTTGTACCGGAAAGTGGTACTTGCCAGCCGGTAGAGTGGAGAAAAATGAGAATCTCATAAGCGCTGTTAAGAGGGAAGTCCTGGAAGAGACGGGTCTGGTGATAGAGCCGTCAACTCTGATACTGGTAGAATGTGCCAACGGTACATGGTTTCGCTTTGTGTTCACCGGGGATATAGTCGGCGGTACTCTGAAGACACCCGATCAGGCAAATGAGGAATCGCTACAAGCGTGCTGGGTACGAAACATCAATGACTTGCCATTAAGGTCTAACGATATCATATACCTCCTGGACCGAGGCAAAAGTTACGTTTCGAATAATACCGTTCCGCAACATCCCCGCTTGATGCCCGTGTCCAAACCACATGCAAAACTATCGCTGAGATTAATAGTCACATCTAAAAAAAGGGCAAC GAATAGATTACATGTGCTTATATCTGATACTGAACGATATAATCCGCCAATTTGTGAACTTAATCCAAATCGCAGTTTACTGTCAACTCTGCATAGCTTTATGACG GAAATATTTGGAAACGATGTAGCACAGCATAAGCCACACGGTTTATTGTCTGTAGAATTTAGCGGTGGACAAGGAGGAGATGGTCTGTGCTTAACATTACTGGTATCCTTCAAATTACCATTGGAAGACGTACCTATTATCGGGAAATATATTTGGCATGAACTTTCTGAAAACGTAGCAGAAACTCTTGCGGCCCGTCTGCCGCGGAACATGACTGTCCCTTTGAAGGTCGTACGTTAA
- the LOC139808236 gene encoding uncharacterized protein isoform X2 has protein sequence MFSPIQIKHECTTVEDANASNRINSSDSSLYPFINQDVEYKHRQLSQFWEQTQLSNEIPAKNEMHDQQAMFQAEEAGSLSYMKDYVQNGVFYPADQEDGNDQMQTNNQCDQSTSNVGIVQENKSQALQNVGDISQTLTVESLVKTHRIGRPSKSSTEPGTGKKLKCICEICFKEFGHKSNLFIHMRTHNGERPYKCSQCEKCFTHSGNLAIHMRTHSGERPYGCQICGKMFSHSGNLSTHLRTHSGVKPYKCNVCGKEFRHSGNLSIHERIHSGIKPFQCKICGKEFYHSGNLTTHMKKHPVNTDTNATDCENNQKHILHTGTDVNTTASSNYLNNVSLTLNDDIKLIHNASNVVPIKNESTEDTVLNTMGRLTSSS, from the exons ATGTTTAGTCCGATACAAATAAAGCACGAATGTACAACTGTAGAGGATGCAAATGCCAGTAATAGGATTAACAGTTCAGACAGTTCCTTATACCCTTTTATCAATCAGGATGTTGAGTACAAGCACCGTCAGTTATCTCAGTTTTGGGAGCAGACGCAGTTGTCGAACGAGATACCTGCGAAGAACGAGATGCATGATCAACAAGCCATGTTCCAGGCGGAG GAAGCTGGGAGCTTGTCATATATGAAGGATTACGTACAAAACGGTGTATTCTATCCAGCTGATCAAGAGGATGGCAACGATCAAATGCAGACGAATAACCAGTGTGACCAGAGTACAAGCAATGTTGGCATAGTACAAGAAAACAAATCGCAAGCTTTGCAGAATGTAGGAGACATCAGTCAGACATTAACAGTGGAATCGCTTGTGAAAACTCATCGTATTGGGAGACCATCTAAGAGTTCTACGGAGCCTGGTACaggaaaaaagttaaaatgtatatgtgaGATTTGTTTCAAGGAATTTGGACACAaaagcaatttatttatacatatgagAACACACAATGGGGAGAGGCCATATAAATGCAGTCAATGTGAAAAGTGTTTTACGCACAGTGGGAACCTGGCTATACACATGAGAACGCATTCGGGTGAACGCCCGTACGGTTGTCAGATATGCGGAAAAATGTTTAGCCATAGTGGAAATCTCTCCACTCACTTAAGAACTCACTCAGGCGTAAAGCCCTATAAATGTAACGTGTGTGGTAAAGAATTTAGGCACAGCGGTAACTTATCGATACACGAGAGGATACATTCCGGTATTAAAccatttcaatgtaaaatttgtgGGAAGGAGTTTTATCACAGCGGCAATTTAACGACTCATATGAAGAAACATCCTGTAAATACAGACACAAATGCAACTGACTGTGAAAACAATCAAAAGCATATACTGCATACTGGCACAGATGTTAATACTACCGCttcttcaaattatttaaataatgtgtCTTTAACGCTCAATGATGACATTAAATTAATCCATAATGCTAGTAATGTGGTTCCTATAAAGAATGAAAGTACAGAAGATACTGTATTAAACACTATGGGAAGATTAACATCTTCTAGTTGA
- the Tfiia-s gene encoding transcription initiation factor IIA subunit 2, translated as MSYQLYRNTTLGNTLQESLDELIQYGQITPQLAIKVLLQFDKAINQALATRVKSRLTFKAGKLNTYRFCDNVWTFMLNDVEFREVQEVAIVDKVKIVACDGKTLDADGAAKR; from the exons ATGTCTTACCAGCTGTATAGAAACACAACGTTAGGTAACACGTTGCAAGAAAGTCTCGACGAGCTGATACAG TATGGACAAATAACGCCACAGCTCGCAATAAAGGTGTTGCTGCAATTTGACAAAGCTATTAATCAAGCTCTAGCAACGAGGGTTAAGTCGAGACTTACATTTAAG GCTGGCAAATTAAACACGTATAGATTTTGTGATAACGTATGGACTTTTATGCTAAATGACGTTGAATTCCGTGAGGTTCAGGAGGTTGCGATAGtagataaagtaaaaattgttgctTGCGATGGAAAAA CATTGGACGCGGATGGAGCGGCAAAACGATAA
- the LOC139808238 gene encoding uncharacterized protein isoform X1 produces the protein MQGCFNRDEEGKVIIDSNGFVTITCEGNGKEENVVFQLHISEIDDKSEQMCFNVNGKDVTIDVVPWEMADNDSESEKQADKSKEPDKAGTPTTSKGGNAIFPWCDASTKIFLKEYKEKKELVRNRKLKNMKKAYQEIAKNLMENGFSVSPLQVENRYKTLKRAYKNMMIHNRRNGRGKYICSYEQDLDEIFSSDLYDTEMNGDDDSKAGSMMIAKSSGTETAHNLKAIQHNARLEAQNVKIIENLQSCQRLLRNLISRMDNKNKNSNYMRNGVLQVCMEMRDMQKEEFARAEEHREKANTQREIRNSLLEEIVTILKSGKDT, from the exons ATGCAAGGCTGCTTTAATCGCGACGAGGAGGGTAAGGTGATCATAGACAGCAATGGGTTTGTTACGATCACATGCGAAGGTAATGGTAAAG AGGAAAATGTGGTTTTCCAACTTCATATATCGGAGATTGACGACAAGTCGGAACAAATGTGCTTCAATGTCAACGGCAAAGATGTAACCATCGATGTCGTTCCATGGGAGATGGCTGATAATGATTCTGAGAGTGAGAAACAGGCAGATAAGTCTAAGGAACCTGATAAGGCTGGCACACCAACAACGAGTAAAGGTGGGAATGCAATTTTCCCTTGGTGCGACGCCTCGACAAAGATTTTTCTGAAGGAGtataaagagaagaaagaattgGTGAGGAATCGGAAACTGAAAAACATGAAGAAGGCATATCAGGAGATAGCCAAAAATTTGATGGAGAACGGCTTCAGTGTATCGCCTCTGCAAGTGGAAAACAGATACAAAACGCTCAAACGCGCTTACAAGAACATGATGATACACAACAGGAGAAACGGCAGGGGAAAGTACATCTGCAGTTACGAACA AGACCTGGACGAAATCTTTTCGTCTGATTTATATGACACGGAAATGAATGGTGACGATGACTCAAAGGCAGG ATCCATGATGATTGCCAAAAGCAGTGGTACCGAGACGGCACATAATTTGAAAGCCATTCAGCATAATGCCAGATTGGAAGCTCAGAACgtgaaaataattgagaatCTGCAGAGCTGTCAGcgtttattaagaaatttaatcaGCAGGATGGAcaacaagaataaaaattctaattatatgCGAAATGGAGTCTTGCAAGTATGCATGGAGATGCGGGATATGCAGAAGGAAGAATTTGCACGCGCGGAGGAACATAGAGAGAAGGCCAATACTCAGAGAGAGATAAGAAACAGTTTATTGGAAGAAATTGTAACGATTCTCAAGTCTGGGAAGGACACGTAA
- the S2p gene encoding membrane-bound transcription factor site-2 protease, whose product MDALSVLIVIALIHCSLFFFDTLFKSCSHFPYLYFLENTGLEIQILRVKWFTTAFNRKIIKWGMDRSRFWTAWFNAGVLISIVLLPIAVVIILKMTVNMWLAGSSSDTNSGVILEPMLPGVDVPFNEIGYYATTLAICSIVHELGHALAAAREDVQLFGLGILIVFTIPIAYVHISNEQLVALPLRNQLRIACAGIWHNIILATIAAAILVFSTWLWAPLYNVGSGVYVKTILPNSPVLGPTGLLERDVIYKLNNCPVKHSEDWYDCMVHAVQHSAPGYCVKQSFIQDYDESVPAKQKTNGAVNCCTTDSEINGNLCFEYIEGPQTAPLHLPPHSCLPVRAMLNQSQNFCQTSHECLSQDAHCMRPSLDNVTKIIQIKRKMDKDVLFVGHPADIYRTVDVSDWVPKYSFLYPKLPESFALLCKYITVFSAGLAIINVVPCFFLDGQYILNIIVLYLLNSMPHNKNIRESTVLTITSIGTILLMTNLMYLLINKLL is encoded by the exons ATGGATGCCTTGAGCGTGTTAATTGTGATAGCATTGATACATTGCtcactatttttttttgataCGCTTTTTAAG TCCTGCTCGCACTTTCCATACCTCTACTTCCTGGAGAACACCGGCCTGGAGATACAGATACTGAGAGTGAAATGGTTTACGACTGCTTTcaatcgtaaaataataaaatgggGAATGGATCGCTCCAGGTTTTGGACCGCTTGGTTCAATGCGGGTGTCCTTATAAGCATTGTACTGTTGCCAATAGCTGTTGTCATTATCTTGAAGATGACGGTCAACATGTGGCTAGCTGGATCCTCGAGCGACACTAATTCAGGAGTTATATTAGAACCTATG TTACCAGGCGTGGATGTTCCTTTCAATGAAATTGGCTATTATGCAACGACATTAGCAATATGTAGTATAGTTCATGAACTAGGGCATGCCCTTGCTGCAGCGAGAGAAGATGTACAGCTATTTGGTTTAGGAATCTTGATTGTTTTCACAATTCCAATAGCTTATGTGCATATAAGTAATGAACAATTAGTTGCATTGCCATTAAGAAATCAATTACGTATTGCGTGCGCAGGAATTTGGCATAATATTATTCTTGCTACAATAGCTGCAGCAATTCTTGTATTTTCCACATGGCTGTGGGCACCGCTCTATAATGTTGGCTCTGGGGTTTATGTGAAGACTATTCTGCCT AATTCGCCTGTATTAGGACCAACTGGTCTTTTGGAGCgtgatgtaatatataaattaaacaattgtcCTGTAAAACACAGTGAGGATTGGTACGATTGTATGGTGCACGCAGTGCAGCATTCTGCTCCTGGTTATTGTGTTAAGCAATCATTTATCCAG GACTATGACGAGTCAGTTCCAGCTAAGCAGAAGACAAACGGTGCTGTGAATTGTTGTACAACCGACAGTGAAATAAATGGCAATCTGTGTTTCGAATATATTGAAGGACCGCAAACTGCTCCTCTTCATTTACCTCCGCATTCTTGCCTTCCAGTAAGGGCAATGCTTAATCAGTCACAGAATTTCTGTCAAACTAGTCACGAATGTTTATCTCAAGATGCTCATTGTATGAGACCTTCTTTAGACAATGTGACAAAG ATCatacaaataaaaaggaaaatggaCAAGGATGTGTTATTCGTTGGTCATCCGGCAGACATTTACAGGACTGTCGATGTATCAGATTGGGTGCCAAAGTATTCATTCCTGTATCCTAAACTACCTGAATCATTTGCGCTACTTTGCAAATATATCACAGTGTTTTCAGCAGGGTTGGCAATTATCAATGTTGTGCCTTGCTTCTTCCTGGAtggtcaatatattttaaatataattgtactttatttattgaacTCCATgccacataataaaaatatcagagaAAGCACAGTACTTACAATAACAAGTATAGGTACAATACTTCTTATGACGAACTTAATGTATttgcttattaataaattattgtaa
- the LOC139808236 gene encoding uncharacterized protein isoform X1 — protein sequence MLAMRSPSRLLSRFVERTVAPSKVTGRAVSMFSPIQIKHECTTVEDANASNRINSSDSSLYPFINQDVEYKHRQLSQFWEQTQLSNEIPAKNEMHDQQAMFQAEEAGSLSYMKDYVQNGVFYPADQEDGNDQMQTNNQCDQSTSNVGIVQENKSQALQNVGDISQTLTVESLVKTHRIGRPSKSSTEPGTGKKLKCICEICFKEFGHKSNLFIHMRTHNGERPYKCSQCEKCFTHSGNLAIHMRTHSGERPYGCQICGKMFSHSGNLSTHLRTHSGVKPYKCNVCGKEFRHSGNLSIHERIHSGIKPFQCKICGKEFYHSGNLTTHMKKHPVNTDTNATDCENNQKHILHTGTDVNTTASSNYLNNVSLTLNDDIKLIHNASNVVPIKNESTEDTVLNTMGRLTSSS from the exons ATGCTTGCGATGCGATCCCCTTCGAGGCTCTTATCGCGTTTCGTCGAGCGAACGGTGGCGCCATCGAAAGTTACCGGCCGCGCGGTTTCG ATGTTTAGTCCGATACAAATAAAGCACGAATGTACAACTGTAGAGGATGCAAATGCCAGTAATAGGATTAACAGTTCAGACAGTTCCTTATACCCTTTTATCAATCAGGATGTTGAGTACAAGCACCGTCAGTTATCTCAGTTTTGGGAGCAGACGCAGTTGTCGAACGAGATACCTGCGAAGAACGAGATGCATGATCAACAAGCCATGTTCCAGGCGGAG GAAGCTGGGAGCTTGTCATATATGAAGGATTACGTACAAAACGGTGTATTCTATCCAGCTGATCAAGAGGATGGCAACGATCAAATGCAGACGAATAACCAGTGTGACCAGAGTACAAGCAATGTTGGCATAGTACAAGAAAACAAATCGCAAGCTTTGCAGAATGTAGGAGACATCAGTCAGACATTAACAGTGGAATCGCTTGTGAAAACTCATCGTATTGGGAGACCATCTAAGAGTTCTACGGAGCCTGGTACaggaaaaaagttaaaatgtatatgtgaGATTTGTTTCAAGGAATTTGGACACAaaagcaatttatttatacatatgagAACACACAATGGGGAGAGGCCATATAAATGCAGTCAATGTGAAAAGTGTTTTACGCACAGTGGGAACCTGGCTATACACATGAGAACGCATTCGGGTGAACGCCCGTACGGTTGTCAGATATGCGGAAAAATGTTTAGCCATAGTGGAAATCTCTCCACTCACTTAAGAACTCACTCAGGCGTAAAGCCCTATAAATGTAACGTGTGTGGTAAAGAATTTAGGCACAGCGGTAACTTATCGATACACGAGAGGATACATTCCGGTATTAAAccatttcaatgtaaaatttgtgGGAAGGAGTTTTATCACAGCGGCAATTTAACGACTCATATGAAGAAACATCCTGTAAATACAGACACAAATGCAACTGACTGTGAAAACAATCAAAAGCATATACTGCATACTGGCACAGATGTTAATACTACCGCttcttcaaattatttaaataatgtgtCTTTAACGCTCAATGATGACATTAAATTAATCCATAATGCTAGTAATGTGGTTCCTATAAAGAATGAAAGTACAGAAGATACTGTATTAAACACTATGGGAAGATTAACATCTTCTAGTTGA
- the LOC139808238 gene encoding uncharacterized protein isoform X2, whose translation MQGCFNRDEEGKVIIDSNGFVTITCEEENVVFQLHISEIDDKSEQMCFNVNGKDVTIDVVPWEMADNDSESEKQADKSKEPDKAGTPTTSKGGNAIFPWCDASTKIFLKEYKEKKELVRNRKLKNMKKAYQEIAKNLMENGFSVSPLQVENRYKTLKRAYKNMMIHNRRNGRGKYICSYEQDLDEIFSSDLYDTEMNGDDDSKAGSMMIAKSSGTETAHNLKAIQHNARLEAQNVKIIENLQSCQRLLRNLISRMDNKNKNSNYMRNGVLQVCMEMRDMQKEEFARAEEHREKANTQREIRNSLLEEIVTILKSGKDT comes from the exons ATGCAAGGCTGCTTTAATCGCGACGAGGAGGGTAAGGTGATCATAGACAGCAATGGGTTTGTTACGATCACATGCGAAG AGGAAAATGTGGTTTTCCAACTTCATATATCGGAGATTGACGACAAGTCGGAACAAATGTGCTTCAATGTCAACGGCAAAGATGTAACCATCGATGTCGTTCCATGGGAGATGGCTGATAATGATTCTGAGAGTGAGAAACAGGCAGATAAGTCTAAGGAACCTGATAAGGCTGGCACACCAACAACGAGTAAAGGTGGGAATGCAATTTTCCCTTGGTGCGACGCCTCGACAAAGATTTTTCTGAAGGAGtataaagagaagaaagaattgGTGAGGAATCGGAAACTGAAAAACATGAAGAAGGCATATCAGGAGATAGCCAAAAATTTGATGGAGAACGGCTTCAGTGTATCGCCTCTGCAAGTGGAAAACAGATACAAAACGCTCAAACGCGCTTACAAGAACATGATGATACACAACAGGAGAAACGGCAGGGGAAAGTACATCTGCAGTTACGAACA AGACCTGGACGAAATCTTTTCGTCTGATTTATATGACACGGAAATGAATGGTGACGATGACTCAAAGGCAGG ATCCATGATGATTGCCAAAAGCAGTGGTACCGAGACGGCACATAATTTGAAAGCCATTCAGCATAATGCCAGATTGGAAGCTCAGAACgtgaaaataattgagaatCTGCAGAGCTGTCAGcgtttattaagaaatttaatcaGCAGGATGGAcaacaagaataaaaattctaattatatgCGAAATGGAGTCTTGCAAGTATGCATGGAGATGCGGGATATGCAGAAGGAAGAATTTGCACGCGCGGAGGAACATAGAGAGAAGGCCAATACTCAGAGAGAGATAAGAAACAGTTTATTGGAAGAAATTGTAACGATTCTCAAGTCTGGGAAGGACACGTAA
- the LOC139808247 gene encoding transmembrane protein 39A yields MPGGRRNTVNRTGPTAKSGGSNVSSANTNNGRSNSGERASANGADDKRLDEIYSGRSLAPKHIPIPAVPVDRQLNFEALSLIVSIIAACLQLLNLYRTVWWLPNSYNGYSMNFYLIDPYLLIFIFTMVAHRFLYKLLRKIIDISLPVRSVPAKLVIRNILRLSLGVVVQSVLSWCIYHMTERYDSMKIVYLFLPSLSVYFMFGVKTTLFFFNDIILDIWGKEEQKTKYVLDKPLHNCSLNASAIRAEVSTLRTDFNQRLRRALFSSSISAYVCGVAPIIFVPPHLHYNELWVIQHVILFWLGRICAYFAQVYPFRYCDELHRAAMHLGRWVKVENRNNHIYAQPWNDAVLWPHGSIVRHNREIYRSEGLCTAAEPGNLFHSKFYSVFNNRVTLLSLILALQLLLVNIQLFILLGVTEWYQILSTILLLVIHYYTLFKMARDFLISWKVYRAEQIIQEKSQMVVHSVAQ; encoded by the exons ATGCCTGGAGGCAGGCGAAACACTGTCAATCGGACTGGACCGACTGCCAAATCCGGTGGCAGTAACGTTAGTTCTGCCAATACTAATAATGGAAGAAGCAACAGCGGAGAAAGAGCGAGTGCTAATGGCGCGGACGATAAAAGACTTGACGAGATTTACAGCGGACGATCTCTGGCACCGAAGCACATTCCTATACCCGCGGTACCAGTCGACAGGCAGTTGAACTTCGAAGCTTTATCCTTGATCGTCTCGATCATTGCGGCTTGTCTGCAACTGCTCAATTTATACAGAACCGTGTGGTGGCTACCAAATTCCTACAATGGTTATAGTATG AACTTCTATCTGATAGATCCTTAcctacttatatttatttttactatggTGGCACATAGATTCCTTTACAAGTTATTACGTAAGATCATTGATATTTCATTGCCAGTTCGGTCAGTACCTGCAAAATTGGTGATCCGAAACATTTTAAG gttGTCTCTAGGAGTTGTTGTACAGAGTGTGCTAAGCTGGTGCATCTATCATATGACTGAGAGATATGACTCtatgaaaattgtttatttatttttgcc AAGTTTGTCAGTGTATTTTATGTTTGGAGTAAAAACAACACTGTTTTTCTTCAACGATATAATTCTTGATATATGGGGAAAAGAAGAGCAGAAAACAAAGTATGTATTAG ACAAACCTTTGCACAATTGCTCATTAAACGCATCGGCCATTAGAGCAGAAGTGTCCACTTTGAGAACCGATTTTAACCAACGATTAAGACGAGCTTTATTTTCGTCTTCCATTAGCGCGTACGTCTGTGGGGTCGCGcctattatttttgtacctccgcatttacattataatgaaTTATGGGTGATACAGCATGTAATCTTATTTTGGCTCGGAAGGATATGTGCGTACTTTGCTCAGGTTTATCCCTTTAG ATATTGCGACGAACTACATAGAGCAGCGATGCATTTGGGCCGATGGGTCAAAGTAGAAAATCGCAATAATCACATTTATGCCCAACCGTGGAATGATGCGGTATTGTGGCCTCACGGGTCGATTGTAAGGCACAATCGAGAAATTTATCGTTCTGAAGGTTTGTGCACAGCAGCGGAACCGGGTAATCTATTTCACTCTAAATTTTAT AGTGTATTTAATAACCGAGTAACGCTCCTAAGTCTGATACTGGCATTGCAGTTATTGTTGGTGaacatacaattatttattttattaggcGTGACCGAATGGTATCAAATACTGTcgacgatattattattagttatacATTACTATACTTTGTTCAAAATGGCCAGAGACTTTTTAATATCCTGGAAAGTGTACCGTGCTGAACAAATAATTCAAGAGAAGTCTCAAATGGTTGTACATTCAGTTGCTCAATAA